One Brassica oleracea var. oleracea cultivar TO1000 unplaced genomic scaffold, BOL UnpScaffold00685, whole genome shotgun sequence genomic window carries:
- the LOC106319909 gene encoding translation initiation factor eIF-2B subunit delta, translating into MDPRRGPLAVPKVRRVGFFTSIEPSPETPRPNRSLSGPAEAITSSSPLSDSPSGQFISPVQIPPSRHHSDNLASRAAPVPVPGPSAFRRQLANDRTLHVGSYNPVDSLLGTSPPSSNGEVSEDSGSLFGFQRSDSAKLSASFPNGGFDMTVAVRAPGESEAKVATASTSDGRKKNVEASGESESVATKPRKEKETKSLKEKTSKAERRAIQEAQRAAKGEGSKRAGESSRPKPSKPAKQPPPKKEAPQVTSSVSEKRAVSVEKERRMDVPQTQMQYDDKSRVDKAKRRSVVEQTESKNKVELFLHLPQYERGNQLPNLSSNIFTLDTIHHAVYKVGLQHLAGDIAGDNARCIAMLHAFQEAINDYTTPPMKDLTMDLTAKINGYVSFLIECRPLSMSMGNAIRFLKNQIRKLPVDLSEPEAKASLCSEIGRFIDEKILLADKVIVQHAVTKIRDGEVLLTYGFSCVVEMILLYAHEIGRKFRVVIVDSRPNLEGQKLLRRLVTRGLDCTYTHINAVSYIMGEVTRVFLGASSIFSNGTLYSKVGTACVAMVANAFSVPVIVCCEAYKFHERVLLDSICSNELGDPDAIANVPLRNNKKHSKTMDNNKNLQFLNLMYDSTPAEYISMIVTDYGMIPPTSIPVIVREYRREDLLL; encoded by the exons ATGGACCCACGTCGTGGACCTCTCGCCGTCCCTAAAGTCCGCCGCGTCGGTTTCTTCACCTCAATCGAACCCTCACCGGAGACGCCGCGGCCG AATCGAAGCCTATCCGGTCCGGCGGAGGCGATAACCTCCTCGTCTCCTCTCTCCGATTCGCCCTCCGGTCAATTCATTTCTCCGGTTCAGATACCGCCTTCGCGTCACCATTCGGATAACTTGGCCTCTCGCGCTGCTCCCGTCCCCGTCCCCGGACCTTCCGCGTTCCGTCGACAGCTGGCGAATGACAGGACTCTCCACGTCGGGAGTTATAATCCTGTGGATTCGCTGCTTGGGACGTCGCCGCCGTCGAGTAACGGAGAGGTGTCTGAGGATTCGGGGTCTTTGTTTGGGTTCCAACGGAGCGATTCGGCCAAGTTGTCGGCGAGTTTTCCTAATGGAGGGTTCGATATGACTGTGGCGGTTAGAGCTCCTGGAGAATCGGAAGCGAAGGTTGCGACCGCGTCGACTTCTGATGGGAGAAAGAAGAACGTCGAAGCTTCTG GAGAGAGTGAATCTGTGGCCACAAAACCGCGgaaggaaaaggaaacaaaatcgCTGAAAGAGAAAACCAGTAAAGCAGAAAGGCGTGCCATCCAAGAGGCACAACGGGCAGCAAAAG GGGAAGGAAGCAAACGTGCAGGTGAATCTAGTAGACCCAAACCTAGCAAGCCTGCCAAACAGCCTCCACCGAAGAAAGAGGCCCCTCAGGTCACATCCTCTGTTTCTGAAAAAAGAGCTGTATCAGTAGAAAAAGAGAGGAGGATGGATGTCCCTCAGACACAAATGCAGTACGACGATAAAAGCCGAGTCGATAAAGCCAAGAGGCGTTCGGTGGTTGAACAGACCGAGAGCAAGAACAAAGTTGAGTTGTTTCTCCATCTTCCTCAATACGAGCGCGGCAATCAGCTTCCCAATCTAAGCTCCAATATATTCACACTCGATACCATACACCATGCTGTCTATAAG GTGGGTCTGCAACATTTGGCTGGAGATATAGCTGGTGACAATGCACGATGTATTGCCATGCTCCATGCATTTCAAGAAGCTATAAACGATTACACCACACCTCCTATGAAAGACCTGACCATGGACTTGACAGCCAAAATAAATGGTTACGTTTCATTCTTGATAGAATGTCGCCCACTCTCCATGAGCATGGGAAACGCAATCAGGTTCTTGAAGAACCAAATCAGAAAACTACCTGTAGACCTGTCAGAGCCTGAGGCAAAAGCTTCTCTCTGCTCTGAAATTGGCCGGTTCATAGACGAGAAGATCCTTCTTGCAGACAAGGTGATTGTACAACACGCCGTGACGAAAATCAGAGACGGAGAGGTTCTTCTCACATACGGATTCTCTTGTGTGGTTGAGATGATTCTCTTATACGCCCATGAGATTGGGAGAAAGTTCCGTGTAGTGATTGTGGACTCACGACCTAACCTCGAAGGCCAAAAGCTACTCCGTAGACTTGTGACCCGTGGACTCGACTGTACCTACACTCATATAAACGCCGTTTCCTACATCATGGGTGAGGTTACACGAGTCTTTCTTGGGGCTTCGTCCATCTTCTCAAATGGAACTCTGTATTCAAAAGTTGGTACGGCGTGCGTTGCAATGGTTGCAAACGCGTTTAGTGTTCCAGTCATTGTGTGTTGTGAAGCTTACAAGTTCCATGAAAGAGTCCTGCTTGATTCAATCTGCTCTAACGAACTTG GGGATCCTGACGCCATAGCCAATGTACCtttaagaaacaacaaaaagcATTCAAAGACGATGGATAACAACAAAAACCTCCAGTTTCTGAATTTGAT GTACGATTCAACTCCTGCAGAGTATATATCAATGATCGTTACGGATTATGGAATG ATTCCTCCGACGAGCATACCTGTGATTGTTCGTGAATATAGGAGAGAAGACTTGTTGCTGTAA
- the LOC106319905 gene encoding major oleosin NAP-II-like, whose product MADRTSPSHIQQRLYGSTIAPPHGNNINHPIASFLRQLQSQSPEHSRQRFGLLAFFISCGILLLLTGITLTAFVLGFIAFLPIIIISSPIWIPLFLLVTGFLSVAGFLFSTAAVMSWMYRYFKGMHPVGSEQVDYARSRI is encoded by the coding sequence ATGGCTGACCGAACAAGCCCTAGCCACATCCAACAAAGACTCTACGGCTCAACCATCGCCCCTCCTCACGGTAACAACATTAACCATCCAATCGCATCTTTCCTCCGTCAGCTACAATCACAATCTCCTGAGCACTCCCGCCAGCGCTTCGGCCTCCTTGCATTCTTTATCTCCTGTGGAATCCTCCTCTTACTCACCGGAATTACTTTGACAGCTTTCGTCCTTGGATTCATCGCTTTCCTTCCAATCATTATCATCTCAAGCCCTATATGGATCCCTCTCTTCCTCCTTGTTACAGGATTCTTGTCTGTTGCCGGATTCCTATTCAGTACGGCGGCTGTTATGTCGTGGATGTACCGGTATTTTAAAGGCATGCACCCGGTGGGGTCGGAACAAGTGGATTATGCTCGGAGTCGGATCTAG
- the LOC106319904 gene encoding uncharacterized protein LOC106319904, with protein sequence MDRSTPEHNSSASHKRLSVSYLFSLMVLCARHANRLSKKLKPKKRTHNETSRGRWNTMRSPRPKEFLMTLSHKAMTMVSRKNTCYSGGYKPEKKRAGAMEEEEEHGLWQREILMGGKCEPLDFSGVIYYDCNGRQLRDAPPRSPRRTPLPIRS encoded by the coding sequence ATGGATCGGTCTACGCCGGAACATAACTCCTCCGCTTCCCACAAGCGTCTAAGCGTGAGCTACCTATTCTCTCTAATGGTTCTCTGCGCCAGACACGCCAACCGCCTCTCCAAGAAGCTAAAGCCGAAGAAGCGAACCCACAACGAAACTTCCCGTGGCAGATGGAATACGATGAGATCTCCAAGGCCAAAAGAGTTTCTTATGACTTTGAGCCACAAGGCGATGACGATGGTCAGCCGGAAAAACACATGTTACAGCGGTGGATATAAGCCGGAGAAGAAGAGAGCGGGGGcgatggaggaggaggaagagcaTGGGCTCTGGCAGAGGGAGATCTTGATGGGCGGTAAATGTGAGCCGTTGGATTTTTCCGGAGTTATTTATTACGACTGTAACGGACGGCAGTTAAGAGATGCGCCTCCGAGGTCTCCACGTCGCACTCCGTTACCCATCCGTTCTTAA
- the LOC106319901 gene encoding zinc finger BED domain-containing protein RICESLEEPER 2-like, translating to MDVDIQVEGEECQRTQNRGKAIAVDATSGVSSQSKKVMKLVVPRKVNLYKPHSRRTTTRDIVEMYVRKKAALKNMLRTTKQRVSLTTDIWVSQVTGASYMVITAHFVDATWQLKKLIIGLKYVMDHKGQTIATVLLECLAEWGIEKVFCITVDNVIANTSAIRRFHRDFSAVSPESLVLDGRFLHMRCCAHIINLIPKEGLTEVGENVLAIRNAIQYVRSSTHRLNAFDLRVTTGRMSRGSLPMDIKTRWNSTFLILSRALQFRTAFDRMEAEDRLYNDYFLEMENGVKRCGPPSLRDWSAVEKLKRFLIIFYNSTLVVSAPTTVNSYKCYGKIVTIERNLTALANSFDPELKVKAPEMLQKFLKYWDGIKSVNRMLILATVFDPTKKMQFANLCFEKLYEKESLESKAMLESVGDLLRTMFKEYNTRFRGSTGEASQSNHASSSQAPPESQDQGTDRMELVVEDFGYERMDCVYKEMVAWHPKSFKHKRLMIEASRSKHEVEEGG from the exons ATGGACGTTGACATTCAAGTTGAAGGAGAAGAGTGCCAACGAACTCAAAACCGAGGGAAGGCCATTGCAGTTGATGCAACTTCTGGTGTCTCTTCTCAGTCAAAGAAGGTGATGAAACTCGTTGTCCCAAG AAAG GTAAACCTCTACAAGCCACACTCGAGAAGGACTACCACCAGAGACATCGTTGAGATGTATGTGAGGAAGAAAGCAGCTTTGAAAAACATGCTTCGCACAACCAAACAAAGAGTGTCACTTACAACTGACATTTGGGTTTCACAGGTCACAG GTGCAAGTTACATGGTGATAACTGCCCACTTCGTGGACGCAACTTGGCAGCTGAAGAAGCTTATCATAGGCTTGAAGTATGTGATGGACCACAAGGGTCAGACAATCGCAACTGTGCTCTTGGAGTGTCTAGCTGAATGGGGCATTGAGAAGGTATTTTGCATTACAGTAGACAATGTAATTGCTAATACTTCTGCCATTAGGAGATTCCATAGGGATTTTAGTGCTGTTTCCCCTGAGTCTTTAGTTCTAGATGGGCGTTTCTTGCACATGAGGTGTTGTGCTCACATCATCAATTTAATTCCTAAGGAGGGTTTGACCGAGGTAGGAGAAAATGTGTTAGCCATTAGGAACGCTATTCAGTATGTTCGCTCTTCAACACATAGGCTTAATGCATTTGATCTTAGAGTCACAACTGGGAGAATGAGTCGAGGTAGCTTACCTATGGATATTAAGACTAGATGGAATTCAACCTTCCTAATTCTGTCTAGGGCTCTTCAGTTTAGAACTGCATTTGATAGGATGGAGGCAGAAGATAGGTTGTATAATGATTACTTTTTGGAGATGGAAAATGGAGTTAAGAGGTGTGGACCACCTTCTTTGAGAGACTGGAGTGCTGTTGAGAAGCTCAAGAGGTTTCTGATAATCTTTTACAACAGCACTCTGGTTGTTTCTGCCCCTACGACGGTGAATTCTTACAAGTGCTATGGTAAGATAGTGACCATAGAAAGAAACCTCACTGCACTGGCCAACAGCTTCGATCCTGAGTTGAAGGTGAAAGCGCCGGAGATGTTGCAGAAGTTTCTCAAGTACTGGGATGGTATCAAGAGTGTCAACAGGATGCTGATCTTGGCCACGGTTTTCGATCCAACGAAGAAGATGCAATTTGCAAATCTGTGCTTTGAGAAGCTCTATGAGAAGGAGAGCTTAGAGTCTAAAGCAATGCTGGAATCTGTTGGTGATCTTCTCAG GACTATGTTCAAGGAGTACAACACAAGATTCAGAGGGTCTACTGGAGAAGCCTCTCAGTCAAATCACGCATCATCATCTCAGGCTCCTCCAGAGTCGCAAGATCAAGGCACAGATAGAATGGAGCTGGTGGTTGAAGATTTCGGTTATGAGCGGATGGATTGTGTGTACAAGGAGATGGTTGCGTGGCATCCGAAA AGTTTCAAGCACAAACGCTTGATGATTGAAGCTTCAAGGTCGAAGCATGAAGTGGAAGAAGGCGGGTGA